A window of the Dioscorea cayenensis subsp. rotundata cultivar TDr96_F1 chromosome 14, TDr96_F1_v2_PseudoChromosome.rev07_lg8_w22 25.fasta, whole genome shotgun sequence genome harbors these coding sequences:
- the LOC120275395 gene encoding uncharacterized protein LOC120275395 codes for MHTKTDSEVTSLVLSTPPHSPPPSHHHPPYFVLSPSHPDIDKLSLPASSPPTSPPHHHHHRFAISSSPILDHSRESSSTTRFSASLKHISAAPHWHKLPHFSPHYPSSSSSHSHLNDAGDDGDYYDSPLPAKCYVLLFILGFVFLFSLFSLILWAASQPYKPRISIKSVVIESYKVQAGVDLTGVPTKMLSIKSTVKISFHNPATFFGVHVSSTPLQLYYYDLKIASGQMEEFYESRKSGRVVTVAVKGMQVPLYGGGSTLSSRGGGEALVEVPLNLTLVVRARANVLGELVKSKFYRHVWCSFVLKETRLGKPLHYVCRYHD; via the exons ATGCACACCAAAACAGACTCAGAAGTCACAAGCCTTGTCCTCTCCACTCCACCccattctcctcctccttctcacCACCATCCCCCCTACTTTGTCCTCAGCCCTTCTCACCCTGACATTGATAAACTCTCTCTCCCTGCTTCCTCTCCACCCACTTCCCCaccccatcaccatcaccaccgtTTTGCCATCTCTTCCTCTCCAATCCTTGACCACTCACGTGAGTCCAGCTCCACCACTCGCTTCTCCGCCTCACTCAAACACATATCTGCTGCTCCTCATTGGCACAAACTCCCACATTTCTCTCCTCACTacccttcttcatcttcttcccatTCTCATCTTAATGATGCCGGTGATGATGGTGATTATTATGACTCTCCTTTGCCGGCCAAATGTTATGTTCTTCTCTTCATTCTTGGCTTTGtcttccttttctctctcttctccctCATTCTTTGGGCAGCTAGCCAGCCTTACAAGCCCCGCATTTCCATCAAG AGTGTTGTGATAGAAAGCTACAAAGTGCAGGCCGGGGTGGACTTAACAGGCGTACCAACAAAAATGTTGTCCATTAAATCAACGGTCAAGATTTCGTTTCACAACCCTGCTACCTTCTTCGGCGTCCACGTGTCCTCCACCCCTCTACAACTTTACTATTATGACCTCAAGATTGCCTCCGGCCAA aTGGAAGAGTTCTATGAATCAAGGAAAAGTGGGCGGGTGGTGACCGTGGCAGTGAAAGGGATGCAAGTGCCGTTGTACGGCGGTGGGTCGACACTGAGCAGCCGAGGGGGAGGTGAGGCATTGGTGGAGGTGCCGCTCAATTTGACGCTGGTGGTGCGCGCAAGAGCTAATGTTCTTGGGGAGTTAGTTAAGAGCAAGTTTTATCGCCATGTTTGGTGCTCATTTGTGCTTAAAGAGACTCGTCTTGGCAAACCTTTACATTATGTTTGCCGGTACCATGACTGA